TTACTTGGTTTTTCCTCGCGGGTTCTTGATATGACGGGTGGCTCTGATGCGACGGTAATACTTGCTGGGCCGGAGTCCGTCTTTGATGCCGAGGACCGCGAAGAACCAAGATGTTCCTGCTCATATCCAGCCATTGTCATTGAAGGCCGCAAGGCTGCACAGGCAGTCGTTGAGGACATGTCGGCAAGTTGTTCCCGAGTCAGGTTCCTGAATGGCGGATTGACAGATTTTCCAGAAGAGCTTGGCAGGCCGGTTCGACTTTCATTTCAGCCGTTCGACACAAGTGAAGAAAGCTATTCGGTGGGGTGTACAGTCCTCAAGGCGTTCATGAAGAGTGGTGAACGGTATGCTGTTCTCAAATTCAACGATGACGAGCCGGATGCCCGCCAGCGTTTATCCTGTTTCTTTGGTGGTCATGTCTGCTGTGTCTTGCCGATTATGTAGCGAAGGGTGAGTCGAGTTGAATCCCAAAATTAACACGCCACTTCTGTATAATTAAATAAACCGGGTGCATTGAATTCTGCACCCGGTTTATTTTTATTCTTTGATGATTTTTTTTGCGTAGTTTGCGGCCTCTATTCCTGCAACACAGCCTTCGCCTACGGCCTTTGCCATTTGCAGGGGTGGGCCACAGATATCGCCAGCGCCATAAATGCCAGTAATATTGGTGCGTTGTTTCTTGTCCGTTTCAAGATACTTCATTGATTCATCCAATTGTACTCCAAGCATGGCGGTTAGTTCCAATACACCCTTGGCACCTAATTCGATGAAAACACCACTGACGTTCTGCGTTGATCCATCATCAAGCAAAACGGCTTCAACTGCTGTTTCACCCTGGATTTCTTTGATTTGAACACCTTCATGGACGATAACGCCTGTTTCTTTGAGTTGGGTGCGCAGGCCGTCGGCTACGTCCAGTTCTTCGCAGTACAAATGTACTTCACTAGCAAAGTTCGTCAAAGAAACTGCTCCGTGAGCTGCTGCGCTTCGACATCCGACAACAGCCACGACTTCGTTTTTGTAAAAGCCAGCATCGCAATCCACACAATAGCTCACGCCTTTTCCGAGCAATTCATTTTCTCCTGGCACCTTAAGCTTGTTGCGGCTGGATCCCGTGGCAATGATCACTGTCTTGGACAAAACCGAGTCGCCTGATTCCAACTTGATGGAGAAAATGTTGTCTACCGGATCGATGGAGAGCACGTCCTCGTCACGGAATTCAGTGCCGAAGCTTTCAGCCTGTTGGCGACCGGTCCGCAGGATGTCTTCGCCAGAAATTTTGATTTGGCAGCAGTAATTCTCCACATGAGCCCAATACAAGCTGCTGTTATCAATGCGACCGAGCATGAGCACTTTGGCTTTTTTGCGGGAAGCATGGATAGCGGCCTGCAGGCCTCCGGGACCGCAACCAAGAATTGTTACGTCATACATTGTATTCGACATGATACCTCCAGGGGGTATTTGTTGTGTTGCTGAAATACAATAATCACCCGAAAGAGAAAGTAAAGTCGAGCTGTGAAAAGAGGTTAGGGACCAATATCCTTGGCAGATTCCTTGGTGCCTTTTGGTACGGCGCGG
The genomic region above belongs to uncultured Pseudodesulfovibrio sp. and contains:
- a CDS encoding PilZ domain-containing protein — protein: MDIVSGDRVVLEFSTFEDRFLGVVSTVTICGDLVVKVAVPDAIGERVNLDTFALVRYAFEGRLLGFSSRVLDMTGGSDATVILAGPESVFDAEDREEPRCSCSYPAIVIEGRKAAQAVVEDMSASCSRVRFLNGGLTDFPEELGRPVRLSFQPFDTSEESYSVGCTVLKAFMKSGERYAVLKFNDDEPDARQRLSCFFGGHVCCVLPIM
- a CDS encoding NAD(P)/FAD-dependent oxidoreductase; protein product: MSNTMYDVTILGCGPGGLQAAIHASRKKAKVLMLGRIDNSSLYWAHVENYCCQIKISGEDILRTGRQQAESFGTEFRDEDVLSIDPVDNIFSIKLESGDSVLSKTVIIATGSSRNKLKVPGENELLGKGVSYCVDCDAGFYKNEVVAVVGCRSAAAHGAVSLTNFASEVHLYCEELDVADGLRTQLKETGVIVHEGVQIKEIQGETAVEAVLLDDGSTQNVSGVFIELGAKGVLELTAMLGVQLDESMKYLETDKKQRTNITGIYGAGDICGPPLQMAKAVGEGCVAGIEAANYAKKIIKE